In a genomic window of Thermoproteus tenax Kra 1:
- a CDS encoding CoA-binding protein, with protein sequence MDLKEILKYKKIAVVGASRDPSKWAHIVPRYLKEKGYRVVPVNPTASEVLGERAYPTLLDIPEDIDIVQVFRPTEEVPRIAEEVLARKRTRGDVKVLWLQLGITAPEEVKRRLEREGIVVVENMCMMETHMRLFGG encoded by the coding sequence ATGGATCTGAAGGAAATCTTGAAGTACAAAAAGATCGCTGTGGTAGGAGCTTCGAGAGATCCCTCTAAATGGGCACATATAGTCCCTAGGTATTTGAAGGAGAAGGGCTACAGGGTAGTCCCAGTGAACCCAACGGCGTCTGAGGTCTTGGGAGAGAGGGCCTACCCCACCCTGCTCGACATCCCCGAGGATATAGACATAGTGCAAGTCTTTAGACCCACAGAGGAGGTGCCGAGGATAGCGGAGGAAGTCTTGGCTAGAAAGAGGACGAGGGGCGACGTGAAGGTCCTTTGGCTACAGTTGGGCATCACGGCGCCAGAGGAGGTAAAACGCAGACTTGAGCGCGAGGGCATAGTAGTGGTCGAGAACATGTGCATGATGGAGACCCACATGAGGCTCTTCGGCGGCTGA
- a CDS encoding CDGSH iron-sulfur domain-containing protein encodes MQIKIIASENGPYLVEVDGRVRYALCRCGGSNNKPFCDGTHKRVGFKASQHVIELQ; translated from the coding sequence ATGCAGATTAAGATCATCGCGAGCGAGAACGGCCCGTACCTAGTGGAGGTGGACGGCAGAGTCCGATACGCCTTGTGTAGATGCGGAGGATCGAACAACAAGCCCTTCTGCGACGGAACACACAAGAGGGTTGGCTTCAAAGCTTCACAGCATGTGATCGAGCTGCAGTGA
- a CDS encoding L-lactate permease yields MVYTQPVYFWGNPMLTIIIDITPILVLFILLAGLKQTAWKAVLISSVLTFLLAVLVGAPLDQTGYVWLMGALFGFWYISWLIFWGITWFNTWRLAGYFDAFTSWLLRNIVNDIRVLSIALAWSLGSLIEGLMGFGTPWAYVVPILVSLGLPSLRAITLVAVADTAPVSYGAFGIPIITLAGVTGLPLMFMSSVSAHIVAVLAFLITFILLYIIDGWRGIREVWPIGLVGATGYVIGQYTTAVYMGPYLPDVIGSILSFIFIILFSKVWKPRNIIKPTTIKINNIQDKGVVLRAWISLAMFVAILGLWNSPISPMKLNLVTFSVSAYSEVLKKSVSISYVFNLLATGTSALVAWLLTIPIMGASREVVVKALKTTVSQTWGAVLTGVFALSLGFVFNFSGMAYSLAYLTSGLGILFVLISPFLGWLGAALTGSNTSSNALFGPFQAAMGTLLGIPQGFFPGLQTVGAELGKPVAPQTVSAGLSTTEYVRKEGVVIRNNLRYSIGLVFLLLLVGILYLILYPYPFILHGK; encoded by the coding sequence ATGGTATACACACAACCTGTGTACTTCTGGGGTAATCCGATGTTGACTATTATTATAGATATAACTCCAATTCTAGTTCTTTTTATACTGTTGGCGGGGTTGAAACAAACGGCGTGGAAGGCAGTTTTGATATCCTCTGTTCTCACGTTTCTGTTGGCAGTTCTGGTGGGCGCGCCCCTAGATCAAACCGGATATGTGTGGCTTATGGGCGCTTTATTCGGTTTTTGGTATATCTCGTGGTTGATCTTTTGGGGCATAACTTGGTTTAACACTTGGCGTCTCGCAGGATATTTTGACGCATTTACCTCATGGCTGTTAAGGAATATTGTTAACGATATCAGAGTACTCTCTATCGCCCTTGCGTGGTCTCTTGGGTCGTTGATAGAGGGTCTAATGGGGTTTGGCACTCCCTGGGCTTATGTAGTCCCCATACTGGTCTCGTTGGGGTTGCCAAGTCTCAGAGCGATAACTCTGGTCGCTGTGGCCGACACCGCGCCCGTTTCATATGGCGCATTCGGAATACCCATAATAACTCTAGCTGGAGTCACGGGGCTCCCTCTGATGTTTATGTCCTCAGTGTCGGCACATATAGTTGCTGTATTGGCCTTCCTTATCACATTTATACTGCTGTATATAATAGATGGCTGGAGGGGCATTAGGGAGGTATGGCCAATTGGGCTTGTTGGAGCCACCGGCTACGTCATCGGACAATACACGACCGCTGTGTACATGGGGCCCTATCTTCCGGACGTAATAGGCTCTATTCTCTCCTTTATCTTTATAATACTATTTTCAAAGGTATGGAAACCGAGAAATATTATTAAACCTACAACTATTAAAATCAACAATATTCAAGATAAAGGTGTAGTCTTAAGGGCTTGGATCTCCCTAGCGATGTTTGTGGCCATATTGGGGCTTTGGAACTCACCTATATCTCCCATGAAGCTCAACCTAGTTACATTTTCTGTGTCCGCATACTCAGAGGTGTTGAAGAAGAGCGTCTCCATATCCTATGTGTTCAACCTCCTCGCCACCGGTACATCCGCATTGGTGGCATGGCTCCTTACTATTCCGATTATGGGCGCCAGTAGAGAGGTTGTGGTCAAAGCTCTGAAAACGACGGTCTCACAGACATGGGGCGCCGTGTTGACGGGCGTATTCGCGCTGAGTCTAGGATTTGTATTCAACTTCAGCGGGATGGCGTACAGCCTTGCCTATCTGACCTCCGGCCTCGGCATATTATTTGTCCTTATATCTCCATTTCTAGGGTGGCTCGGAGCTGCGTTGACTGGAAGCAACACTTCGTCGAATGCGTTATTTGGGCCGTTCCAAGCGGCCATGGGGACTCTGCTCGGAATCCCCCAGGGCTTCTTCCCAGGGTTGCAGACCGTCGGCGCTGAATTAGGCAAGCCGGTGGCTCCGCAGACAGTCTCTGCTGGCTTATCCACTACAGAATATGTCAGAAAAGAGGGCGTGGTGATCAGAAACAACCTGAGATATTCTATAGGGTTGGTGTTCCTCCTGCTATTGGTAGGTATACTTTATCTGATTCTATATCCCTATCCATTTATATTGCACGGCAAATAA
- a CDS encoding glycosyltransferase family 4 protein codes for MSRWPRALASLAERLAEGADVGHAVSDLEARRLERHFPQADGKIAVLPNGVCGDVLAARGRGPRGDYLIYAGRIERYKRLETAVELAAELARGGAASRLLIVGGGPHAERVRRYAERGTPGLVEFSGPLPREEYIDLLSRALATVNPSEDEAYSIFTAEALAAGVPAAVSRALAEVFPCRAEAPDTWRRALERLGLVYLAPRCEIKAWEEVVDELARRIYGL; via the coding sequence TTGTCTCGCTGGCCGCGCGCGCTGGCGAGCCTGGCCGAGAGGCTCGCCGAGGGGGCCGACGTAGGGCACGCAGTCAGCGACTTGGAGGCCCGGAGGCTGGAGAGACACTTCCCTCAAGCCGATGGCAAGATCGCTGTGCTTCCCAACGGAGTCTGCGGAGACGTCCTCGCCGCTAGGGGCAGAGGGCCCAGGGGCGACTACCTCATCTACGCCGGGAGGATCGAGAGATATAAAAGGCTGGAGACGGCCGTGGAGCTCGCCGCAGAGCTGGCCCGGGGAGGCGCCGCCTCGCGGCTTCTTATAGTCGGAGGCGGGCCGCACGCAGAGAGGGTGAGGAGATACGCCGAGAGGGGGACGCCGGGCCTCGTCGAGTTCTCTGGGCCGCTCCCCAGGGAGGAGTACATAGATCTGCTCTCCCGCGCGTTGGCCACAGTGAACCCCAGCGAGGATGAGGCGTACAGCATATTCACCGCCGAGGCTCTCGCGGCGGGCGTGCCTGCGGCCGTCTCCCGGGCCTTGGCGGAGGTCTTCCCGTGCCGCGCCGAGGCGCCGGACACCTGGAGGCGCGCTCTGGAGAGGCTCGGGCTGGTGTACTTGGCCCCAAGGTGCGAGATTAAGGCATGGGAGGAGGTAGTGGACGAGCTGGCCCGGCGCATCTACGGCCTATGA
- a CDS encoding NifB/NifX family molybdenum-iron cluster-binding protein produces MELGITASADGYVFPGHFAHADKFYIYEYDGRGVRLVEVRENPLSRASDLDTEGHAHVGPRAHGVAKYSWLRENALPDVEVIIATAACQTSVDYFTSEGVRVLFTDPAPINMLEKYMGENAEELNRVLGYAD; encoded by the coding sequence ATGGAACTGGGAATTACAGCGTCGGCCGACGGCTATGTGTTCCCGGGGCACTTCGCCCACGCCGATAAATTCTATATATACGAATACGACGGCAGAGGCGTAAGGCTCGTGGAGGTGAGGGAGAACCCGCTCTCGAGAGCCTCGGACCTAGACACCGAGGGGCACGCCCACGTAGGGCCGCGCGCCCACGGCGTAGCTAAATACAGCTGGCTGAGGGAAAACGCGCTCCCCGACGTAGAAGTCATAATAGCGACGGCCGCGTGTCAGACCAGCGTCGACTATTTCACATCGGAGGGTGTCAGAGTGTTGTTTACGGATCCAGCGCCCATCAATATGTTGGAAAAGTACATGGGAGAGAACGCCGAGGAGCTCAACAGGGTGTTGGGCTATGCAGATTAA